The Nitrospirae bacterium CG2_30_53_67 DNA window TTTACGGTTCATCCCAAGGGGATTATCCGGATAACGCCTCCCGCTTTATCTTTTTTTCTCGGGCCATCCTGGATGCCATGAAAAGTCTGGACTTCTGGCCTGATGTCCTGCATCTGAATGACTGGCAGACCGGATTGGCGGCCCTTTATCTTCAGACGTACAAGGGGGTTGCGCGATTCAGCGAGGTTGCATCCCTTTTTACCATTCACAATCTCGGTTATCAAGGGCTCTTCTGGCATTTTGACCTCCCGCTGACCGGCCTGGGATGGGAGTACTTTACTCCCGATGGGATCGAGTTCCATGGGAAGATCAATTTTCTTAAGGCGGGGTTGCTCTACGCGGACGGCCTCAATACGGTCAGCCGAAAATATGCCGAAGAGATTCAGACGCCCGAATTCGGTTTCGGTCTGGAAGGGGTGCTGAGCAAACGTTCAGGAGACCTCTTTGGAATTTTAAACGGGGTGGATGATTCTTCCTGGGATCCCGCTGCCGATCCTTTGATTCCTGCCGGGTACTCATTGAAGAATATGGAAGGGAAACCCATATGCAAGAAGGCCCTTTTGAAAGCATTCGGTTTGAGCGAAGAGATGAACCGCCCGGTGATCGGCTGCGTTTCTCGGCTGATTGAGCAGAAGGGTTTCGACCTGATCTCGGCCGTGGAGGAAGATCTGGCGGGGATGGACCTCGCCCTTGTGGTTCTCGGTTCCGGTGAAGAGAAGTATCAGCGGATCCTGCTGCGGCTTGCTCAGAAGTATCCGGAGCGGTTCGGAGTCAAGATCGCCTATGACAACCGGACCGCCCACCTGATCGAGGCCGGCTCGGATTTTTTTCTCATGCCGTCCAAATACGAACCCTGCGGGCTGAACCAGATGTACAGCCTGAAATACGGGACCATACCCATTGTCCGGGCCACGGGCGGACTGGATGACACGATTGTCAATTTCAATCCCAAGATGCTGAAAGGGAACGGTTTCAAATTTGCGGATTACACTCCGGAGATGCTCTCCGTCACCCTTCGAAGG harbors:
- a CDS encoding starch synthase — translated: MKILFAASEMVPFAKTGGLADVAGSLPGALRGLGHDVRVIIPKYRSVDRSGATLKETGCKVHARVGEEVLVGDILSGTLPSGVPVYLIRYDPFFDREHLYGSSQGDYPDNASRFIFFSRAILDAMKSLDFWPDVLHLNDWQTGLAALYLQTYKGVARFSEVASLFTIHNLGYQGLFWHFDLPLTGLGWEYFTPDGIEFHGKINFLKAGLLYADGLNTVSRKYAEEIQTPEFGFGLEGVLSKRSGDLFGILNGVDDSSWDPAADPLIPAGYSLKNMEGKPICKKALLKAFGLSEEMNRPVIGCVSRLIEQKGFDLISAVEEDLAGMDLALVVLGSGEEKYQRILLRLAQKYPERFGVKIAYDNRTAHLIEAGSDFFLMPSKYEPCGLNQMYSLKYGTIPIVRATGGLDDTIVNFNPKMLKGNGFKFADYTPEMLSVTLRRALQVYDSQALWKELVKNAMACNFSWSRSAVEYEKLYTRILKKKRKAGISIAEGSFQGRF